Genomic window (Pirellulales bacterium):
CGAGGGCGCGCCGACCGCGGCCAACAGTGGAATGCCGGCGACGAGCGCCTTTTGCACCAATTCGAAGCTCGCCCGGCCGCTCACTAAAATGCCGCACATGGACAACGGCAGCTTCCCCGCCAACAACTGCGAGCCGAGCAGCTTATCGACGGCGTTGTGCCGGCCGACATCCTCGCGGATTTCCAGTAAATTGCAATCCGCGTTAAACAGAGCGGCGGCATGCAAGCCACCCGTGCGATCAAAAACGGCTTGCGCCTCTCTAAGCTTATCCGGCAGTTGGTGAATGGCTTCGGCCGCAATTTGGAACTCGTCCGGCGACCAGAGCGGCGCGGCGAACACTTCGAGCGCCTCGAGCGACGATTTGCCGCAGACGCCGCAGCTCGATGTGGTATAAAAATGCCGCTCCAAGCGTTTGAGATCGAAGGCCAAATCCTCGCGCAACTCGATGCGGACGACGTTGTGCGATCGAGCGGTCTCGCTCGTCGGGCCACTGTGGCGAATGGCTTCGATGTCTCGACTGCCGCGAACAATCCCTTCACTAAGCAGGAAGCCGGCGGCCAGTTCCGGATCGTGACCAGGAGTGCGCATCGTAATGGAAATACTATGTTCGCGCCGTTCGCCGACGGAACTATAAACAAGCCTTATCTCCAAGGGCTCCTCGACGGCCAATTGGTCGAGTCGAGTTTCCAGGCGTCCCGCGAATACCTTCTGAACCGGAAGCTCGTCGAACGGCCGCTG
Coding sequences:
- the fdhD gene encoding formate dehydrogenase accessory sulfurtransferase FdhD: MHWPTPGSENLAPCGEQAKTQRPFDELPVQKVFAGRLETRLDQLAVEEPLEIRLVYSSVGERREHSISITMRTPGHDPELAAGFLLSEGIVRGSRDIEAIRHSGPTSETARSHNVVRIELREDLAFDLKRLERHFYTTSSCGVCGKSSLEALEVFAAPLWSPDEFQIAAEAIHQLPDKLREAQAVFDRTGGLHAAALFNADCNLLEIREDVGRHNAVDKLLGSQLLAGKLPLSMCGILVSGRASFELVQKALVAGIPLLAAVGAPSSLAVELAKRYQMTLVGFVRGRRFNIYSGTQRIAINAEVIP